The region TGGGGCAGAGAGCGCTCGATGTCCCTGCGGCTCGCACCCGGCTCGAAATCGGCTGCGAGCGTCCGTGCGACAGCAAGCGCCTCCTCTTCACTGGCAATCCGGTGGGCATCCAGGCTCGGTTGCGAGAGTTGGTGTGCACTGCTCATTTCAAAAGTCCTTTCAGGGCGTTGGGAGCCGCAGGCGTCAGGCGCGGCTTGCAGCCTTGCGATGGGCGAAACCGACGACAAGGACCGAGAAGATCAGGAGTCCGGTCGCGACTTGCTGCCAGTAGAAGTTCAGACCACTGAGAAGAAGGCCGTTGGCCACGATGCTGAGCAGAAGCACGCCGAGCACGGTGCCGGGAATGTTCGGCCGGCCATCGCGGTCGAACGTCGTTCCCATGAAGGTCGCGCCAATGGCGTTGAGCAGGAAGGCGTTGCCCGAGGAGGGGATGTACACGGTGACGGTGGACGTTACGATCAGGCCGGCGATCGCCGCAACGATCGAGACGAGGAGGTAGGTGGCCGCCGTGTGCGCCGGTAGCGCAATGCCGGAGTGGCGCACCACGCTAGCCTGTATTCCCGAGGCCAGAGTCACCCTGCCGAAACGCGTTCGCGCCAGAATGATCCACGAGGCCCCGACCACTGCGAAGGCCACGATGAGCGGCACGGGAATTCCGGCAACCGCTCCGTGCCCGAGGAAGCGAAAGGCTTCCGGGACACCGGCGGGCGGCAGGTAAACGGGGTTTCCGCCATTGGTCAGCAGCTGCTGGATGCTGCGTCCGACGAAGAGTGTGCCAAGCGTCGCCAGAAATGGCGACACGCCGATGCCGGCGATCAGCAACGCATTGAAAATGCCCACAACGGCTCCGCCGGCCAAACCACCCACCGCCGCCAGCGCGATCGGCTGGCCAGCGAGAACGAGAGAGACGAAGGCGAAGCTTGCAAAATCTATCGCGGTGCCGACCGACAGATCGATGCCGCCGGCGGACACGGCAAAGGTCATGGCGATGGAAACGATGGCAAGCAGGGCGAAGTTGTTGACGAGCACGCTGAGGAGGTTGGGGCCTGTGAGGAACCCCGGGGCCAGCGCTGCAAAGATCGCGAAGACGATCGCAAGAGCTGCGATGAGCGCGTGGTGTGCGCCCGCC is a window of Sinorhizobium sp. BG8 DNA encoding:
- a CDS encoding ABC transporter permease, translated to MTDKKIAPAGRAVPSRLLQAGAHHALIAALAIVFAIFAALAPGFLTGPNLLSVLVNNFALLAIVSIAMTFAVSAGGIDLSVGTAIDFASFAFVSLVLAGQPIALAAVGGLAGGAVVGIFNALLIAGIGVSPFLATLGTLFVGRSIQQLLTNGGNPVYLPPAGVPEAFRFLGHGAVAGIPVPLIVAFAVVGASWIILARTRFGRVTLASGIQASVVRHSGIALPAHTAATYLLVSIVAAIAGLIVTSTVTVYIPSSGNAFLLNAIGATFMGTTFDRDGRPNIPGTVLGVLLLSIVANGLLLSGLNFYWQQVATGLLIFSVLVVGFAHRKAASRA